Within the Catalinimonas niigatensis genome, the region TTTCTCAGAAACCAACTGCCTCACTTCTATTTCACGGTTTCCAAAGATACGGGGTAGTTTGTGGCCTATATCCAGGAACTTGGAATTGAGTGTTTTTACTTCTACGGTAATGTCAAACAGGGAAGACTCCCGGTTTGCTTTGCCATAGCCGGTCATTGACTTGATCATAAAGCTAGAGATAAGATAATGAATTTATTCTGTATGCTACATGCGCTTATTTAGATAGGGCCAGCGCACCTTTCTGTACAAATTCGTCATAATAATGTTGCGCACGATCCAAGGCTTCATCCAAATGATCATTGATCAATGTGATATCAAAATCTTTTTCGTAATGTAACTCCTCTTCTGCCTTAGCTATCCGCTGATTCATACTTTCAGTAGATTCTGTATTTCTTGCAGTAAGCCTTTCTTTCAATTTCTCAATGGATGGTACTTTAACAAAAACAGCCAGTGCCTGATCTCCAAAATATTTTTTTAGATTCACACCTCCCTGTACATCTACATCAAAAACTACATGCTTGCCTTGCTGCCAGATACGTTCTATTTCTGATTTGAGAGTGCCATAGTATTTTCCTTCGTAAACTTCTTCCCATTCTACAAATGCATTTTCTTCAATACGTGCTCTGAATTCAGAAGGAGTCATAAAATAATAATCCCGACCATCTACCTCATTGGGGCGTCGTGATCGGGTACAAGCTGATATTGAAAACCTCAGGTCCGGGTTATGCTCCAGCAAATGTTTTACGATAGTGGTTTTACCTGAACCTGAAGGGGCTGAAAAGATAAATGCTTTTCCCTGCTGCATTAAGAGGCCTGTTTTATACGATTTCTTATGCTTATAAGTAATTCTTCCGGAGCTGGCAGGCTACCTAACTTTTGTTTGATAGCCAATTTGAAAGCTGTTTCTTTTTCATAACATTCCAGAACCTCAGGCCAGTGCTTTGAATGCTGATGGAAAAAATCCGTATCATCTGAAGTAGCTTCGCGATCCAACACCAACGGTAGAAGCTCCATGCAACGCTTGTACTCTGGACTTTCTCTAGATAAGGTCTCCATATTTGCAAGGTTAAAAATTATAAATTTCAGGTTGTAACTGATAAAAAATAGAATTAGTAGCCCATAGAGTCAGCATAAGTTTTTAGCTTCTCCTTCAAAAGGTTTCTGGCTCTGTGCAATCTTGATCGCACTGTACCTATGGGTATATCTAAAATCTTGGCCATCTCTTCGTATGTAAATCCTTCCAGATCACAAAGAATGATCACCGTTCTAAAATCTACCGCCAGTGAATTAAGTGCTGTAGATACTTCGTCTCCGATCATATCCTGCACAGATTCTACCCGCAGATCTGTGGTAATGCTTTCATCAACTCCTTCCGAATTGTAGTAAGTCTCTACCTCCTGATAGTCAACTTTAGAAGGTTGCTTACTCTTTTTTCTGAAATCATTAATGAAGCTGTTTTTTAAAATCCGAAACAACCATGCCTTGGCGTTAGTTCCGCGTTGAAACGAATCAATAAAGCGGAAAGCTTTGAGATAGGTTTCCTGCACAAGGTCTTTGGCATCGTCTTCATCATAAGTAAGGCGATACGCAAAATTGTACATAGAGTCTATTTGAGGCAGAAATTCATTGTCAAAAATTTCAACTTTTTCCCGCTCACTATATTTTGGACGTTGAT harbors:
- the gmk gene encoding guanylate kinase; translation: MQQGKAFIFSAPSGSGKTTIVKHLLEHNPDLRFSISACTRSRRPNEVDGRDYYFMTPSEFRARIEENAFVEWEEVYEGKYYGTLKSEIERIWQQGKHVVFDVDVQGGVNLKKYFGDQALAVFVKVPSIEKLKERLTARNTESTESMNQRIAKAEEELHYEKDFDITLINDHLDEALDRAQHYYDEFVQKGALALSK
- a CDS encoding sigma-70 family RNA polymerase sigma factor, coding for MQQEDVQNSEDQRPKYSEREKVEIFDNEFLPQIDSMYNFAYRLTYDEDDAKDLVQETYLKAFRFIDSFQRGTNAKAWLFRILKNSFINDFRKKSKQPSKVDYQEVETYYNSEGVDESITTDLRVESVQDMIGDEVSTALNSLAVDFRTVIILCDLEGFTYEEMAKILDIPIGTVRSRLHRARNLLKEKLKTYADSMGY